The following nucleotide sequence is from Vigna radiata var. radiata cultivar VC1973A unplaced genomic scaffold, Vradiata_ver6 scaffold_290, whole genome shotgun sequence.
agagagtcaaaagttgtttttagcgattttatgcttgttttgcattgttttgaagctaatttgagaaaaatagagaatggagttgaagatacaggtcgttgactcaagaaaagagcagaaaaatgaagatttgaagagtcaacgcaccgcccggcggcacacttaaaccgcctggcggtccaggacgaggagaaggcatggcgattgacgctgggcggacctgaggcaaaccgcccggcggtggcgattgccgccgggcggtagggcgatttgtggcataccgccgggcgacacacttaaaccgcccggcggtggctcgctggacttgggcccattttctgacgcgttcctcacctatatatacccctattgcgaattctgaatcattcttttgataggggagaacggtcagacctaattttgctctctggagaggatctcttggatgcttaggctccttttcatcttttctagggtttgttcttccattcttcttccatttttcatctagtttcaccatgtctatggtgaactaaaccctattattgttagggaaaacaatgtaatcttttgatactctctcttattgaaactattgattatttatatggtctccatatgtttcgattgattattgttgggttatcatctgtgcttaaggcctttatcatttaactcattcgNTATATTGATGTTTNtctttattgatatggggacgtaNAGTAATGANatgaactggtgagtaatctcttgattttgcagtaccacctagggatagaggtaggacgatcaattgcgctaacttctgtttataatgcggtattaattactaggggaggctagggatagcaagccagtagttaatattaggcccttttcgccgagggatcgggttgaggggaggctaagaaagtcgcataacaattgaatcaatcaactaatattcaagggtagtatgtaagagagagtgaaatagatgaaattgttagtacccaacaacattcattcatgcattgttttcgtttgtcaattgaatcactttatttttgcatgttaatatttttgttctcaaatccaatttattaatttttattcctcaagtcttattattttaattcacgcgaacaaggaagccatacgagtctcttgggaaaacgatacttggtcttaccatttatattacttgtacgatttggtacacttgccaatttgtcaacagtttGATTTTAGTGTGGATAATAATGTTTGTGCACCTCATCATGGAGATGAGAAACAATTTTCATTAGTTCACCATACTTCATTCATTCCAAGAAACcataaacaaagttttattgaaatataaaaataagaactttAACATAAATTTCAGTCCACTATTCTGGTTCACAGCAATATTGGGGACTGAATATTACAACTACATCCATTAATGTGAACTTCTACTGTAATATCATTGCTATGTTTGTCAACCTCGAAGACAACCACGTCTCCTTCCTTCAAGCCATATTGGATgcaaaattcttttcaatctttTCCAAACTTTGTTTCCTAGTATGTGAAACCAAAACCTTGCACATGATGCCATCCTTATGACCAAGAAGCACAACCTCTGTGAAGCCTTTGTTCCTAATTTCATTCCCAAATATGGTATTGTGAAATAACCAATATGAAACGAATGACATTGCAGATTAGTTTCGCGAAAGAAGAAAACTTCTCTATTGAAGATTAGGTTAGAGTAAGTTTGCAGTTCCACTTACCCCAAAAATAACAATGCACCAATAACGACGAAAACAACAACAGTAGAGAGCGGGCTTCAACAGTGCACACCAAGGATGCCCAAGACACCGACAACACCCAAGCCATCGAGAATGCCTGAGAACTGAGAACAAGATGATGAGAGAATGAGAGCACGAGAGTGATGATGAGAGAACGAAAGCAACGACGGAGAAAGAGTGAGGAAATCgtgaaaatgaaaatctgaaAGAGTGAAAATGAAATGAGGAAACAGGGCACGAAATGTGAAAATTCATTCTCTTTGCTTTCCAATTATGCCCCTGACTTACTTCAGAAaaccaatttcttttttaaaaaaactggcCAATCGACATACGCCATATGACATTGTCAAAACCGTGTCAAAAAACAGTATTAACATATCATTTTCGATTTAGAAAAAACACATACTTTAGGTAACAATTATGGTAAGAATCGAGACAAAAATATCTATGACTATAATTCTGACTCCAAACGAGCCATAgatctttatattaaaaaaataagatcatAAATTTCACTagattttgaataattatttaattttaaggatACAGGACCACCGTTCTTCCTAAAACCATTAccatatattcttaaaattaaataattatttaaaatctataGAATTTATAATAGCATTTGTCTATCAAATGACGGTTCGAAACCcacaattatttgtttttttattttttttatttactgttttagttttcttataATCGAAgcaaaatcttaattttttttgtttccattCTTAATTGAGGCCAAAAAAATCTCCTTTTTACCATTGTCAATAGCCAAAAATAACTCCTCAATGCACTAGTTATATTATCAAGTTTTTAAATCTATcttttttttgtggtttttgtTAACAAACCGATTTATATCATTGCAAGAGTGCAATAACCCGGGTATGGGTGGGTAAAAGTGTAGTATAAGTTCTTACAAATATCCTCTTATATCTATATTTAAGTAATGTTTAATGAGTCATCGAGGTTCTAACAGAGTAATGGTCACTTCGTTGGTTGAACTTGTGTCTTTCGTATTTGAGCCTAAATCTTTAGGTAACACGTTTCTCGAAAGGAAACCAGGTTCTTTTGGCTCAGCCAGTGCAATGTGACTCTCCAACATTAGAATAACAGACTTCATTGTAGGCCTATCATCTGGGTACTGTTGCACACACAAAAGACCAACATGGAGACAACGCAGTACTTCAGACATTACGCACGATGATGTCTTCATGTTCGAGGCAATGAAATCTATTGCCTTGTCAGCTTTCCATAATGTCCATGactattttaaagtaataaaagcattagaaaaaagataaatatttgttaaattccAGCAAAACGAacacaaaagataaaaatatattaattcaagAACTTACATGAGCAACAAGGTTAAGACTCTTATCCGTCTGATAAAGTCCTCTGTTTCTCTTCCCACTTACAATCTCCAACACCAAAATTCCAAAGCTAAATACGTCagatttttcagaaaataatcCATCAATTGCATATTCTGGTGCCATATACCCACTGCAAGAAATTGTTTCATGCATCAAGAACAATTTTACATAtttgtgaagaaagaaaaaataatggtttAGGATGAATACACACTGACCAGGTCCCCACTACTCTACTTGTGCTTCCTTCAAATTGGTCTACTCCAAAAGATCTCGACACACCAAAGTCTGATATTTTCGGATTGAACGTTTTATCGAGTAAGATGTTACTAGCTTTGAGATCCCTGTGGATGATCCTCAGTGGGGAATCTTGATGAAGGTACATAAGGCCCCTTGCAATTCCGCAAATTATTTGGAACCGTTGAGGCCACTCCAGAAATTTACCTTTTTCATCATCTGTTTCATTTCGTAAAAACTTTTATTCAGTAATCTGCATGTTTCACCAATGCATTAGCAACCCAATTTATGCTTTCTTACCAAAAATAAGGGAGTCTAGGCTGCCATTTTCCATGTACTGATAAATGAGCATTCTTTTTTCTCCTCGAATGCAGCAACCAAGAAGTTTAATAAGATTCCGATGCTGAAGTTTTGCTGTCAAGTTTACTTCATTGATGAACTCTGTCACACCTTGCCATGAGCTTCTTGATAGAGTCTTTACAGCAATTTCTTTCCCGTCGATTTTTCCCTGCATATTCTCACCGTCATGAGTAGACACTTCGGAAAATATTTaacagttttattttctttgattgtaGTGATGATTAAAGAATAGTAACCTTGTATACATGTCCAAAACCACCTTCTCCTATTATATTCTCTGTGGAGAAGTTATTAGTGGCCTTTCCAATTGTCGCTAGATCAAACAGTTGGACATCCAGATCATCCacatattttttacttatatctGTGCATGAAATTCCTACATATAAGAAGAAGTATAATATAACAGATAAAGGAACACAGCTAATCTAGAAAAATCCCAATGATCCAAGGGATTAATTGAAGGTTGAATTTTtcgtttttatattttcttttttataacatCTCACGAAAATTTGAGTTGTTACACCTTTGTATGTACATGAACAAGTTTCTCTTATGATGAAACACATAAAGGTATGCACAtcattcttcattttaaatgtattaTCTTCTCATGTAAAACAAATTGAGTTGGGTATAAATAAAGTtccacgtaaaaaaaaaaaatagatatgagtttatatacacataagatatctttattgataaatatttttggagTGATACAAAAGGTAAATCTGTGAAAACTTGCCCCATAACGGACGTGATTCAAtacttttcatgatttttttatctaaataagtGCCATGTTGTGAAGGAATTGTTGGTTGACTATAATCCTAATAACCATAGAGAGTAAGTGAAGTGATGTGTTAAACGATTTACTCACCAGCTTTGTTCCTCTGGAGCctgaaaataatataagtacttagaagaaaaagaacacCACAAATTGTAGCAACGGTAGAAGCAACTATCGTTCGTGTGTTGTTGGTCGGTCGAGGTTCTTGAGTGTTGGAATtgattataaaaacaaaaacagtcaTGTAACATTTTTcagttttcaaaattgaaatcgaaattaaaagatgaaagCTGATACTGCTCACCTGCCTCGGAAGCATTCATCCTGATATACAGGTCTTGTCCACCAGTTTCAATCTGTTTCATGTCAATGAGATCTCCAAACCACAAGACACAACCACTACCTCCATTTCTGATATCTGAATTAGTATAAGCCATGCAAGAACAATCTTTCAAGCACTTCACTTTGCATTCCTTTAGACCAATACTCTTATTCAACCAAGTATCTGTAGTGGCTGGAACTTTCAGCCCTTTAAATAGGACAAACACATCACTATTGCAATTCAACGCTTTATTGCGCTCACATCCTTCACTCCAGTCCGATGAGTTCCAGTTTTCTGGTGATTTTGGACTGAAACCTTTCAAACAAATGCAAGGCTGTGATTGAGTTCGTACACATAATCCGTTAGGTCCACAGGAGTCATAATTGTCGCAAGACTCTTTCGGGTACTTTCTGTATATTTTCCATGTTTTCTCATCCTCCTTCCACACATAACGAACAATAGTACCTGATTGGTTTGTAACAGTTCTGGTGGGGACAGAATCATTGACGAGGGTATAAGTGTAGTAAATCTCATCTTCATTGCTGACAAAACTCAAGCCGAAAATGGTGTTATTCAGTAGATCTGGCATTCCACTGAAATATTCGCCATTCCATGGTCCATACCTCAGCAACTTTTGTGTACCCTTCATCATATAAATCTCAGGATAGCTATAGAGTTTCAGAACCCGAGATACATCACCTGGGGATGGATCATCTTGACTCCTCCATGCTGTATATTTCCGTTCCAAACCAGTTCGGAGGTCCCATCCTAGCTTCATCCCTGGCAAGAGTGTATCAGATGGATAATCAAAGCTTTGCCACAAATACTCTTCTGGGTTTGTTTCTCCCTCATTTCTTATCACAAGATTGCCACTATCCAACATTTCTACCACCGGATTCTGTGCTTGTTTGTGAGAGTTGTTGGAGTGCCAAACAAGAGAACCATTTTGGGTGAGAACAAGATTGCCTGTGGTGTTCACTGTAAGGATGCCTGAGGAATCATTGATGGGGTTGGCCCCATTAGCAACCCAAACATACGTTGGAACTGGGATATTCTTGTACCAAATTCCCAAATAACGTTTCTGGGAACTACCAGGGCTGAAGAATCCAAGTTCAAACTTTCCACCTTTTGATACCAAAGTATTCCCATCCCTCAGAAACTGGACCACGTTGATTGAATCATTGGCTCCTGAAATTTCTAGTGAGAGAACAAGTAtgcatgcaaatataataacAAGAGCATGAATAACACCCATATTGTATCAAAGCTTTTGTGGAACTCtgctattgaataatgaaaatatatgaaCTAAGCAGGAGTATGGCTAGTAAAATCTGCGAACCTGAGAGTCTCTAACGTATACTTTGGTTCTTCATTCAAACTAACTTGAATTTCAAGTCAATAAGGTAGCCTTATGTGATCTTTAActatatgttgtttttgttgggtTTATCGACTAGGAGGTTATCTATGAATTACACAAATACCAATAACATTTGAGCCTAACTATATAAAGAATTGACATGATTCTATGTCCAAAACTTTAAGACAATGAGTTAACGGATCTTTCCTTTTTGTATAATActatactttctcatttctattcaATGTGAGACTTGAACTCACACTTGAATTTCCAAAAGTTTTGAGAATCTTTTATTGATCTAATATATAGTGTCTCTTATTTACTTGAGGAATCAGTAAACAAAAGGATAAGATTGTCTTTGAGTTTTTGCTTAGATAAGAGTTTACTTTCTGCCTATAttgtttagttgtttttatAGGCGAAGTTGACGAGATTGCTTCAATGTTTGATTATTCAAGTTGAACTTTTAGAGGTACGTAAGATGTGAGTCGGATTGAGATGGACATGTGTatgtatatagaaaaaaatctGTTAAACTTATATaactaattaaatctttttatttttggacaATTAATACTTAACACTTTGTTCCAAATATCCAGAAACACACGAACATTCTAATTATTAAATAGATCTTTAGTAAGTTATATATATCAtcaataattttagtttctacACTTACAATATTAATATTCTACTTGTCTTTTGTAGAaattaagaaacaattttttttttgttatagtactataattcataaaaaaataattaatatgactTTCATTTCGTAATACTAGTTCAaacacaaaattttcaaaaatttagcAAGAAACGGAgaaagcaataattaaaaatagttggATATAATGAATACTAGTTATCgatgatatttttttctgtaAGACTTCAATTTTTGAGTTGGTCAATGATGTTTTTGTTTCATGTacgatttttttattttattatgcatATGTAAGCGACCTGTAACACGCCTTTCATCTTTTGACCAAGTCCATCCATGTATCCTTATAATATCCATGCATACCTTACTTGGAAGGTTCAGTAAGTCTTTGTTTAATACATTACGTCAGTCCCCCTAGTCTTTTCATGATTAGAAGGTATGTAAAGAGTGTTTAGTGTGTCTTGTAATTGAACCAATCGATAATCCAAATTGTTATATTTGACCTTACCCTTATATACAGTAGCCCCAGCCTCAAAGAGACatggataaaaaagaaaattccaaaaagCAATCTTCTCGTACCTCGAATGCTGTatagaaaggaaaatgatactttaacatcttttttttacaccattttgacactgcacacgtgtcaaaatatggttggacgatttcaaattaaaaaaacaaactttggtttttctcttccaaatatacccctgcctcaacttttttaatttgaaatcgtccaatcatattttgacacgtatacagtatcaaaatggtgttaaaatatcattttccgtATAGAAATTTAGTAGAATAATAATGAGTTACTTTCACTTTATCATTGCTTTTGAATGTTTTTCCAGACTCTGAATTTTGTTTGTTATATTGTAATTCTTGCTTcttgatatatatattaataataattccaTCAAGGAAGTAAAAGTATGCTTGttcattgaaaaaaagaaaagtaagccttttttcaaattatataagtttatatattgcttataaaataattattaggtGCTAGCATCCATGAACTTATCAATATAACGAGCGAAACTGGTGCACAATTTATGTAAGTAGTTGAGATGGTCTATTATGTGAACTAGTATCATTTTGTACTTGTTTCTAGAACAAGAAACTTCATGAGTGCTGGTGTTTTGAGTCAAGAGCATATCAACTTTGGAAGTAGTCTGTTTTTATAGTTATTGCATAAGCAATTTGATAAACATTGAAGTTCAATTTGCTTTTATCTACTTCTCATTCATAAGACACtgtcaagtattttttttatgattaaactGAGACATATATGTTTGtgataattgtaaaaatatcacggtatcattttatgttttggttGTAACGAAACCGATGTCAAATGATCCAGAGtgtataaatgttattaatttagaatttttggTCTTCTCTATGGATTTTTGTTATagctaattaatttttttcttgtagtgttgaGGATTTGGAAGGAAAGGTAAGAGAGGATAACGGAGGAGTGGATGAGTTTGCTGATAAAAATTGTAGAGGATGATGGCAAACGATGGTCGAGAAAGAtagaaatgttaaaattaatccTAAACAGTACTTTATGTTTtggttataataaaaatttaatgatttaaaaattttgtacaCCTTTCAGCCTTAGTTCTTAGCAAAAAATATGCATGGCTTTGGTAACAGTATCACTAAAATCAAATTCTCTtgctcaaataaaataattaaaataatagtgagaattttgaaaaatatttggacATTTTTTAATCTCAATAGTCGAAAAACGAAAGCAGAAAATAATATATGGCTTTGATCAGATCcacttattcaaataaaataattaaaataataatataaattttgaataaaattgaaattttttaagatCCTTTCAACCACAGTTACTAGGAAAGTGAATTAAATAGATATGTATGACTTCAATTCCTCTTTAACTagagtttataaatttataaaattttcaaaattgtcatCAGCATCTTTAAATTCTTCATTGTCTTAAAAACCAATACATATACAATTCGAAAAGCCGAAAGTGCACTAATGTTTGcaattcatatttaataaatctaattatagccaattctaattaaaaaaaaatttaaacacaaaaataaatcaaaaaaattaagattaaaagttaaatgaagGCTCAAATTTGCATTCATCGTTTCTTATAGACAATGATTTTTAAACCATCGATGAAATCTTTACATTAGTAAAAGaagtaaaagtaatataattttttaaaattaaaaattaaaaaatttataataaggTCCAAAAAACACTTCTTTAGTAACTAAATTATAATGCTAGagttttcttaagaaaaaaaaaaattgctttgtTATGGTGGAAAAGGTATTGCATAATGATTCTTTACCCTAGAAAGTAAAGAAACAAATGTATTCAATTTGTTTCACGTGTCCCAAATAGGAGATGACTTAAACATAAAGACACTTCACACTTACGAAAGGAACATAAAAGGTGTCAAGTATCTTTATGCTCTTCTTTATTGACGACGACACATCcacaaacataaaagaaaaaacttctattaacaacattttcttaacaaatttttgacaatgcatacgtgacagtttatgattgatcccttttaaatatattttaaacataaattcaaatagaacAATAAAGTGATAACACGTTTTCGTTGTAAAAAAAACTTGTCAAAAAATTTTGTCCAAATGTCGTTACCTaacataaaaacaagaaaaacttgATGGCTACAGATAAACTGAACATTTTCTGTTCAGTTTTAATTTCAGACACAACAACAAATGCCACTTAAATTCAAAAAGCCTTTTCCAGCAATCCAAATGCAACTTAAATTAATCATATTAGATATCAATAGTTAAAGTTTTcaataatataagaaatatattttgtctttcgtagtgttttcaatatttttctttatgcaCGTGTCGACTGCAGaatagtatttataataatatccttctatataactttaaaagatTTGCCAAATCAAATTCTTTTGTATACCGTATCATTTCAAACAATACTTACGAGCGATACTTAATTCCCCTTTCAGAAATGGTGGTTGAGATGCCTATATACAGTAGAAGAGATATGCAGGTCATAAATagagaaatataaatttgataaattctttaaatagactttttttaaatatatattttttaaaaagttaaaatgagtATATATTTGAGACATTTTAACGAAAGTTATcctatattaacaaaataaaagacaattttt
It contains:
- the LOC106754325 gene encoding G-type lectin S-receptor-like serine/threonine-protein kinase At4g27290; this translates as MGVIHALVIIFACILVLSLEISGANDSINVVQFLRDGNTLVSKGGKFELGFFSPGSSQKRYLGIWYKNIPVPTYVWVANGANPINDSSGILTVNTTGNLVLTQNGSLVWHSNNSHKQAQNPVVEMLDSGNLVIRNEGETNPEEYLWQSFDYPSDTLLPGMKLGWDLRTGLERKYTAWRSQDDPSPGDVSRVLKLYSYPEIYMMKGTQKLLRYGPWNGEYFSGMPDLLNNTIFGLSFVSNEDEIYYTYTLVNDSVPTRTVTNQSGTIVRYVWKEDEKTWKIYRKYPKESCDNYDSCGPNGLCVRTQSQPCICLKGFSPKSPENWNSSDWSEGCERNKALNCNSDVFVLFKGLKVPATTDTWLNKSIGLKECKVKCLKDCSCMAYTNSDIRNGGSGCVLWFGDLIDMKQIETGGQDLYIRMNASEAEPRPTNNTRTIVASTVATICGVLFLLSTYIIFRLQRNKADISKKYVDDLDVQLFDLATIGKATNNFSTENIIGEGGFGHVYKGKIDGKEIAVKTLSRSSWQGVTEFINEVNLTAKLQHRNLIKLLGCCIRGEKRMLIYQYMENGSLDSLIFDDEKGKFLEWPQRFQIICGIARGLMYLHQDSPLRIIHRDLKASNILLDKTFNPKISDFGVSRSFGVDQFEGSTSRVVGTCGYMAPEYAIDGLFSEKSDVFSFGILVLEIVSGKRNRGLYQTDKSLNLVAHSWTLWKADKAIDFIASNMKTSSCVMSEVLRCLHVGLLCVQQYPDDRPTMKSVILMLESHIALAEPKEPGFLSRNVLPKDLGSNTKDTSSTNEVTITLLEPR